The following coding sequences lie in one Zingiber officinale cultivar Zhangliang chromosome 2B, Zo_v1.1, whole genome shotgun sequence genomic window:
- the LOC122049587 gene encoding transcription factor ILI7-like — protein sequence MSSRRSRSRQMSSSSASVTDEQINDLLSKLQAVLPEARLRNTDRRASAAKVLQETCDYIRSLHREVDDLSERLSDLLADAEVNSAQAAIIRSFLN from the exons ATGTCAAGCAGACGATCTCGATCGAGGCAGATGAGCTCGTCGTCGGCCAGTGTCACAGACGAGCAGATCAACGACCTGCTCTCCAAGCTGCAAGCTGTGCTCCCTGAGGCTCGTCTCCGGAACACCGACCGCCGG GCTTCGGCTGCTAAAGTGTTGCAGGAGACGTGTGACTACATCAGGAGCTTGCACCGCGAGGTGGACGACTTAAGTGAAAGGCTCTCCGATTTGCTGGCGGACGCCGAAGTTAACAGCGCTCAGGCGGCCATCATTAGGAGCTTCCTTAACTAA